A single window of Granulicella mallensis MP5ACTX8 DNA harbors:
- a CDS encoding RICIN domain-containing protein produces MSRTCNFAKLVGQKHSILRCSLFLAIVFLTPLTLLHAQSTLTTGTPYNIVNENSGSCVDDTASGTANGTAVQQWACGEGTSSTQPNQQWEFHNGTASGYYYVTNVNAPAEAWNVTGNGTTNGSLIQTWTYAGNPNEEWEAVSLGGGYYKFVGQGSGLCLDTPSASTANGVQLEIYTCNGTAAQAFKLVIPSSGTGTGTGTATNLFAPFEYVGDLGDANQIPGIVSASGAKAVILAFLDPSNNGCNLIWPGASGPLPNDTVGSTSMGTAIANLQAAGVTVALSQGGAGGQEAAAHCSTAAATQAVYQSLITKYHVNWLDFDIEYSETSGQSVRRAQALAALQAANPGLIISYTLPLGPGGLDPGTGGGLTDITDAKAAGLNLNIVNGMAMDFGGTNENQPQLSEEGAAALKSQIQSAGLTSTVGLTFLPGTSDDTPPNSFTLANATTMLNWAETNKYVTLLSFWELNRDNGGCPGSTVDEDTCSGVSQSSYEFSSIFRTF; encoded by the coding sequence ATGTCACGCACCTGCAACTTCGCTAAGCTGGTCGGTCAAAAGCACTCCATCCTTCGGTGTTCTCTCTTCCTCGCGATCGTTTTCCTAACGCCGCTCACATTACTTCACGCGCAAAGCACCTTGACCACCGGCACCCCCTACAACATCGTCAATGAGAACAGCGGTTCCTGCGTGGACGACACCGCTTCGGGCACGGCGAATGGAACCGCCGTGCAGCAGTGGGCTTGCGGTGAAGGCACCAGCAGTACCCAACCCAACCAACAGTGGGAGTTTCATAACGGGACCGCCAGTGGTTACTACTACGTCACCAACGTCAACGCTCCGGCCGAAGCCTGGAATGTAACCGGCAACGGAACCACCAATGGCAGCCTCATCCAGACGTGGACCTATGCTGGAAATCCTAACGAAGAATGGGAGGCCGTGTCGCTGGGCGGTGGCTACTATAAGTTCGTAGGCCAAGGCAGCGGTCTCTGCCTGGACACGCCGAGCGCCTCAACCGCAAACGGTGTGCAACTGGAGATCTACACCTGCAATGGAACAGCTGCGCAGGCGTTCAAACTCGTCATACCTTCGTCGGGCACGGGCACCGGCACCGGTACTGCCACGAACCTCTTCGCGCCGTTCGAATATGTGGGCGACTTGGGCGATGCCAATCAAATTCCGGGCATCGTATCGGCTTCTGGAGCGAAGGCGGTCATACTGGCTTTCCTGGATCCAAGCAACAATGGCTGCAACTTGATCTGGCCTGGCGCAAGTGGGCCGTTGCCCAATGACACGGTGGGCAGCACCAGCATGGGCACTGCGATTGCCAATTTGCAGGCTGCTGGTGTAACCGTCGCCCTGTCACAAGGCGGCGCAGGCGGCCAGGAGGCTGCCGCACATTGCAGCACAGCGGCGGCGACTCAGGCTGTTTATCAGTCGCTGATCACCAAGTACCATGTCAATTGGCTCGACTTTGACATCGAATACTCCGAAACTTCCGGTCAGTCGGTCAGACGTGCTCAGGCGTTGGCTGCCCTGCAGGCGGCTAATCCGGGGCTGATCATCTCCTACACGCTTCCGCTCGGTCCAGGCGGACTTGATCCCGGCACCGGTGGCGGCCTCACGGACATCACCGACGCCAAAGCAGCCGGCCTTAATCTCAATATTGTCAATGGTATGGCCATGGATTTCGGTGGAACAAACGAGAATCAGCCGCAACTATCCGAAGAGGGTGCTGCCGCGTTGAAGTCACAAATTCAATCCGCTGGGTTAACCTCGACGGTTGGACTCACCTTTTTGCCCGGAACAAGTGACGATACCCCTCCGAACTCTTTCACCCTTGCCAATGCCACCACGATGTTGAACTGGGCAGAAACGAACAAATACGTCACGCTACTGTCCTTCTGGGAGCTCAATCGCGACAACGGCGGTTGCCCCGGCTCGACGGTAGACGAGGACACTTGCAGCGGCGTAAGCCAATCCAGCTACGAATTCTCCTCGATCTTTAGGACGTTCTAG
- a CDS encoding PAS domain-containing protein, whose translation MGSQGDRSSDRMHARAVENPILRLLICIAAVGVLTAVLYTVPLHDRTLSAALTFLFLVWTVSYFWGFRYALFVSLLAALAFSWLLPPVGVFFQLSDSRDIFALAAFLFIGITTSYLSDRVRREALNARRAEAAARRSEEGLREVIETMPAMAWSALPDGSNAFINKQWAEYTGLSAEQTAGWLSTVHPEDASGHTEKWRQSLATGQPLEHEVRLRRIADGQYRWFLVRGMPLRDEHGEVLKWYGIATDIEDHKRADEALRASERELNLIINTIPALSWSARTDGTADFFNQHYLDFVGLSAEQAQDWGWTVAVHPDDLGGLAGSWQSIMATGKVGEAEARLRRFDGEYRWFLFRANPLRDESGNIVKWFGINTDITARKRAEDLLTGEKRILEMVAKGDPLNQILDGVCRFVEEQASGFLASVLLVDGGRLRHGGAPSLPRTYTDAIDGLTFGPSTGSCGTAAYRGEQVIVADIATDPLWENYREAALPHSLRACWSTPVFSSQGKVIATFAMYYREPRSPSSHDLETIEQITHLVGVAIERKLIQEALQRSESYLAEAQRLTHTGSWAWNVRTGAYFWSQEIFRIYDCDPRMVPTWDFLIEKTHPEDRAKIERRVKIESLKKEWKDFESDFRIVLTDGTIKHLHALAHPVVDESGEITEVVGTIMDVTERKRAEEKLRRSEESLLEAQRLSHMGSWRHDVASGAVIVSPEILRIFGVQPDEDSSSAEFWFSRNHPEDQQRIRELFEKSERLKTDYEGDYRIVLTDGTIKHLHAVAHPVLSLSGELVEMIGTTIDVTERKRAEEERERLRQLETDLAHMNRVTMLGELASSLAHELNQPIAAAITSANACSRWLAHNPPDLERARAAATRIEHDGSRAAEIIQRLRAFYKTGAPPERELVDMNEVAGEMLALLRDEADRHSISLRTELATQLPQIMADRVQLQQVLLNLLLNGMEAMTGRPAGRLMIRSQSTEDGLLLISVSDTGVGLPCEKLDQLFRAFYTTKPQGTGMGLAISRSIIEAHGGRLWATANAERGATFHFTLPAELQP comes from the coding sequence ATGGGATCACAGGGCGATCGCTCCTCTGACAGGATGCACGCAAGGGCTGTTGAGAACCCGATTCTCCGGCTTCTGATATGTATTGCGGCTGTCGGCGTGCTCACGGCCGTGCTCTATACAGTTCCCCTTCATGACCGGACCTTATCCGCTGCCCTGACTTTTCTCTTTCTCGTGTGGACTGTCTCTTACTTCTGGGGCTTTCGTTACGCGCTCTTCGTCTCCTTACTGGCAGCCCTGGCGTTTAGTTGGTTGCTCCCGCCAGTCGGTGTTTTTTTTCAGCTCAGTGATTCCCGCGACATCTTTGCGCTCGCGGCATTCCTCTTCATCGGGATCACTACAAGCTATCTTTCCGACCGCGTCCGTAGAGAAGCTCTGAACGCCCGGCGGGCAGAAGCCGCTGCCCGCCGGAGTGAAGAGGGGCTTCGTGAGGTCATCGAAACGATGCCGGCGATGGCGTGGAGTGCCCTGCCCGATGGCTCCAATGCCTTCATAAACAAGCAATGGGCGGAATATACGGGTTTATCGGCGGAGCAAACTGCAGGTTGGCTGAGCACAGTTCACCCCGAAGACGCCAGCGGACATACAGAGAAGTGGCGTCAGTCCCTGGCTACCGGCCAGCCGTTGGAGCATGAGGTGCGTTTGCGGCGGATTGCCGATGGACAATATCGCTGGTTTTTAGTTCGTGGTATGCCCTTGCGCGATGAGCACGGCGAGGTCCTCAAATGGTACGGAATCGCCACGGATATTGAAGATCACAAGCGGGCGGATGAAGCCCTTCGGGCGAGCGAACGAGAGCTTAACCTGATCATCAACACGATCCCGGCACTGTCATGGTCGGCCCGTACAGACGGCACGGCAGATTTCTTCAACCAGCACTACCTTGACTTTGTGGGCTTGTCCGCGGAACAGGCACAGGATTGGGGCTGGACGGTTGCGGTTCATCCGGACGACCTTGGCGGCCTGGCTGGTTCGTGGCAATCCATTATGGCTACCGGTAAGGTAGGAGAGGCCGAAGCGCGATTGCGCCGCTTCGACGGAGAGTATCGGTGGTTTCTGTTTCGGGCTAACCCCTTGCGCGATGAATCCGGCAACATCGTCAAATGGTTCGGGATAAATACTGACATCACCGCGCGGAAACGTGCCGAAGACTTACTTACCGGTGAGAAGCGGATTCTTGAGATGGTGGCCAAAGGAGACCCTCTTAATCAGATACTAGACGGCGTCTGCCGTTTCGTAGAGGAACAAGCCAGCGGTTTTCTGGCGTCGGTCTTATTAGTTGACGGCGGTCGCTTACGGCATGGCGGGGCGCCCAGCCTTCCACGGACCTATACGGATGCCATCGATGGACTTACGTTTGGGCCATCTACAGGTTCCTGCGGGACAGCCGCATACCGCGGAGAACAGGTGATCGTGGCGGACATCGCAACCGACCCCTTATGGGAGAACTACCGCGAGGCGGCTTTGCCACACTCTCTACGCGCCTGTTGGTCCACTCCTGTCTTCTCTTCTCAAGGCAAAGTAATCGCGACGTTCGCCATGTATTATCGTGAGCCGCGCAGCCCGAGCTCCCACGACCTGGAGACCATCGAACAGATTACGCATCTGGTAGGAGTTGCGATTGAACGAAAACTGATACAGGAAGCTCTACAGCGGAGTGAATCTTATTTGGCCGAAGCGCAGAGACTGACACACACCGGAAGTTGGGCTTGGAATGTTCGTACCGGCGCTTACTTCTGGTCGCAGGAGATCTTTCGCATTTACGACTGCGATCCCAGGATGGTGCCCACCTGGGACTTTCTCATCGAGAAGACTCACCCCGAAGATCGAGCGAAGATCGAGCGGAGAGTGAAGATAGAGTCCCTGAAGAAGGAGTGGAAAGATTTCGAGTCGGATTTTCGCATCGTGCTGACAGACGGAACGATAAAGCACCTCCACGCGCTTGCACACCCAGTGGTGGATGAGTCGGGAGAAATCACCGAAGTTGTGGGCACGATCATGGACGTGACGGAGCGCAAACGTGCGGAGGAGAAACTGCGCCGCAGTGAAGAATCTCTTCTTGAAGCCCAAAGGCTGAGCCATATGGGTAGCTGGCGACACGATGTTGCGTCCGGGGCGGTCATCGTGTCGCCTGAGATCCTCCGAATATTCGGAGTCCAACCCGATGAGGATAGTTCGAGCGCTGAATTTTGGTTTAGCAGAAATCATCCGGAGGACCAGCAGCGCATCCGGGAACTTTTTGAAAAAAGTGAACGCCTCAAAACGGACTATGAGGGGGACTACAGGATCGTTCTCACCGATGGCACCATCAAGCACCTGCACGCAGTCGCACATCCTGTTTTGAGCCTGTCCGGCGAGCTCGTTGAAATGATCGGAACGACCATCGATGTGACGGAACGCAAGCGTGCGGAAGAGGAGCGCGAAAGGCTGCGCCAGCTGGAGACAGACCTCGCGCACATGAACCGGGTGACCATGCTTGGTGAGTTGGCCAGTTCCCTTGCCCATGAGCTCAATCAACCCATTGCCGCTGCCATCACAAGCGCCAATGCCTGCTCGCGATGGCTTGCGCACAATCCCCCGGATCTGGAAAGAGCCCGCGCCGCGGCAACAAGAATTGAACACGACGGAAGCCGTGCTGCCGAAATCATTCAACGTCTGCGGGCGTTCTACAAGACAGGTGCTCCACCGGAGCGTGAGTTGGTTGATATGAACGAGGTCGCCGGGGAGATGCTTGCGTTGCTGCGTGACGAGGCAGACCGGCACTCCATCTCTCTACGCACGGAGCTTGCCACCCAACTGCCGCAAATCATGGCCGACCGAGTGCAACTGCAACAGGTATTGTTGAACCTGTTATTGAATGGCATGGAGGCCATGACGGGCAGGCCCGCCGGCAGGCTTATGATCCGATCGCAGAGTACTGAAGACGGGCTTTTGCTGATCTCCGTTAGCGATACCGGCGTTGGACTTCCCTGCGAAAAGCTGGACCAGCTTTTCAGGGCTTTCTATACGACGAAGCCTCAAGGCACTGGCATGGGCCTGGCGATTAGTCGTTCCATCATTGAAGCACACGGTGGCCGCCTGTGGGCCACCGCCAATGCGGAGCGTGGTGCGACCTTTCATTTCACCTTGCCCGCGGAGCTGCAGCCATGA
- a CDS encoding response regulator transcription factor codes for MSVGEVPTVFIVDDDAGMRESIHDLVESVSLHAESFSTAQGFLSGERRDGPSCLVLDVRLPDTSGLDLQQELSRAGIKIPIIFITGYADIPMTVKAMKLGAVEFLTKPFREQDLLDVIHRALRRDRGVREKQKQLAELQKRYSTLSAREDEVMNLVVAGLLNKQIAAELGASETTVKIHRGRVMQKMQAKSLPDLVRMADRLKISPHR; via the coding sequence ATGAGCGTTGGGGAGGTACCCACCGTATTCATCGTCGATGATGATGCCGGCATGCGTGAGTCGATTCACGATTTGGTGGAGTCGGTGAGCCTGCACGCAGAGTCCTTCTCTACGGCTCAAGGGTTCTTGTCGGGCGAGCGGCGAGACGGTCCCAGCTGCCTGGTCCTGGACGTAAGACTTCCCGACACCAGCGGTTTGGATCTTCAGCAGGAATTGAGCAGGGCAGGAATTAAAATTCCCATCATCTTCATCACCGGCTACGCAGACATTCCGATGACCGTGAAAGCTATGAAGCTTGGTGCCGTCGAGTTTCTCACGAAGCCCTTCCGGGAGCAGGACCTGCTCGATGTGATTCATCGCGCACTCAGGCGCGACCGGGGGGTCCGCGAAAAGCAAAAGCAATTAGCGGAACTGCAGAAGCGCTATAGCACGCTGAGTGCCCGCGAGGATGAGGTCATGAATCTGGTCGTCGCCGGCTTGCTCAACAAGCAGATTGCAGCGGAACTTGGGGCCAGCGAAACTACAGTAAAAATCCACCGTGGGCGCGTAATGCAAAAGATGCAAGCCAAGTCTTTGCCCGACCTGGTCAGAATGGCGGACAGGCTCAAGATTTCACCTCACCGCTGA
- a CDS encoding response regulator transcription factor gives MASNQSTKFVAIVDDDESVLSALQDLMEADGLPALCFGSAEEFLESGLQHEAACLVVDIRMPGMSGLELQAKLKAAQSDTPVIFITAHGDARVRMQAMREGAAEFLVKPFDDQVLLNRVRAALDM, from the coding sequence ATGGCGAGCAATCAGAGCACTAAGTTCGTTGCAATTGTAGATGACGATGAATCAGTCCTAAGCGCGCTCCAGGACCTGATGGAAGCGGATGGGCTTCCGGCTCTTTGTTTTGGGTCAGCGGAAGAATTCCTCGAATCCGGCCTGCAGCATGAAGCCGCGTGTCTGGTCGTTGATATCAGAATGCCGGGAATGTCCGGCCTGGAACTGCAGGCAAAGCTTAAGGCTGCTCAATCTGACACTCCGGTCATTTTCATCACCGCGCACGGAGATGCGAGAGTGCGGATGCAAGCCATGAGGGAAGGAGCAGCCGAGTTCCTGGTGAAGCCGTTCGACGATCAGGTCCTACTCAACAGAGTTCGAGCCGCGCTCGATATGTGA
- a CDS encoding sensor histidine kinase produces MGQLMSVDDDTSLDTKSALASTGVLQRSDMPLHQSRLDVGRGESLATLIASLLSHDIRHHLAAVYCNAEFMSAPATLTSDRKQLFEEVKQAIEDITKTLDFILHHAKSELPSQVGVESFNDLMERTVAAIRPHPHATGVRVTIEESPSISALFNKTIVGSAVYNLLLNACFAAQRTSASGKVEISLHEDQSFVCVRVKDNGPGVPAAVRQSMSQPFVTSGKQDGIGLGITIAHYVAREYCGSLQIECSCPGCTIFALRLAKPSINYIRHSHSLK; encoded by the coding sequence ATGGGGCAGCTCATGTCAGTCGACGACGACACCAGCCTCGACACAAAGAGCGCTCTCGCCTCTACGGGAGTATTGCAGAGAAGCGATATGCCACTTCATCAAAGCCGTCTCGATGTGGGACGCGGTGAGTCGTTGGCAACGTTGATAGCGTCCTTGCTGTCACACGATATTCGACATCATCTAGCAGCTGTCTATTGCAATGCTGAATTCATGAGTGCCCCGGCAACCCTGACATCTGACCGTAAACAGCTTTTTGAAGAAGTAAAACAGGCCATCGAAGATATAACGAAAACCCTCGATTTTATACTTCACCATGCTAAAAGCGAGCTCCCTTCGCAGGTTGGCGTTGAGTCGTTCAACGATCTCATGGAGCGAACCGTGGCCGCCATTCGGCCCCATCCGCATGCGACAGGAGTACGGGTCACCATTGAAGAGTCTCCGTCGATCTCCGCCCTCTTCAATAAAACCATCGTCGGCAGTGCCGTCTACAATCTTCTGCTCAATGCCTGTTTTGCGGCGCAACGGACAAGTGCGTCGGGGAAAGTTGAGATCTCACTTCACGAGGATCAGTCATTCGTTTGTGTTCGTGTGAAAGACAATGGTCCGGGAGTTCCTGCCGCCGTGCGGCAAAGCATGTCTCAACCATTTGTGACATCGGGCAAACAGGACGGGATCGGCCTCGGCATCACGATCGCACATTATGTAGCACGTGAGTACTGTGGCAGCCTGCAGATTGAATGCAGTTGTCCCGGTTGCACAATATTTGCTTTGAGACTTGCAAAACCATCGATTAACTATATCCGGCACAGTCATAGCCTTAAGTAG
- a CDS encoding YukJ family protein, translating into MPITNYSVLQGLPTAGKVVTGTSTHYQITMQATGGPFTVAVNIESTDGSEVLYAIVEGFQPPDPAGLLALKSGMHSLPSTPGGLALDFVREEVGGKPMITLAQMILLPESKRIGDHATPLENAVDTLLNQTVAEKGTIFAFGSAYADSGKVDGIHDIHMNQGNPISTFGKDNGIWQDGAIFIYLPSTGTWTAIFIAFQTESWNTDSSGNPLSNA; encoded by the coding sequence ATGCCAATTACCAATTACAGCGTTCTGCAGGGCCTGCCAACAGCAGGCAAAGTTGTCACGGGTACGAGCACCCACTACCAGATCACCATGCAGGCCACCGGCGGCCCCTTTACCGTCGCCGTCAATATCGAGTCTACCGATGGCTCTGAGGTACTCTATGCCATCGTCGAGGGCTTCCAACCGCCCGATCCAGCAGGACTCCTTGCCCTCAAATCCGGCATGCACTCACTGCCTAGTACTCCGGGCGGCCTTGCACTGGATTTCGTACGTGAAGAGGTGGGCGGCAAGCCGATGATCACCCTCGCTCAGATGATCCTTCTGCCTGAGAGCAAAAGAATCGGCGATCACGCCACTCCGCTTGAGAACGCCGTCGATACATTGCTCAACCAAACCGTCGCCGAAAAGGGAACGATCTTTGCCTTTGGCAGCGCCTATGCCGATAGCGGCAAGGTGGACGGGATCCACGACATCCACATGAACCAGGGCAACCCCATCAGCACCTTTGGCAAGGACAATGGCATCTGGCAGGATGGCGCTATTTTCATCTATCTACCGTCTACTGGAACCTGGACCGCCATCTTCATCGCCTTCCAGACCGAGTCATGGAACACCGACAGCTCTGGCAATCCACTCAGCAATGCCTAA
- a CDS encoding glycosyl hydrolase family 18 protein, which yields MSVTVGEVVSYDSENYRALQAETFAVSNWQPPNVPALWSLVGACGSSTTAPPPPPPPPPPPPPPGGGNGPGSGNGRVLIGYWHDFSNGSVNLPLAQVSSNFDVIDVAFAGTTTDTSTISFDVDTVDIESEAQFIEDVATLQGRGKKVILSIGGANGNVALNTAQDVTNFVNSVSGLIQKFGFNGVDIDIENNSFALISGDNDFTNPKTPTTVNMINALHQLASKFPGFMLSFAPQIADIQEANVAYVSTFGDQLPLVWGCRDIMSFLQVQDYNTGGTNALDGKNYTEGTADFQVAMTELLLHGFTLANGQNFPGFPPGQIAFGVPASSSAGGGYTAPSAVEQALNYLITGVPFGGQYVLQNPSGYPGLRGLMTFSINWDDVNGFALSNTIAPYLHGLPAIAAPQ from the coding sequence ATGAGCGTGACCGTTGGCGAGGTGGTTTCATACGATAGTGAAAACTATCGAGCGCTGCAGGCCGAGACGTTTGCGGTTTCTAACTGGCAACCGCCGAACGTACCAGCCCTTTGGTCGTTGGTAGGTGCGTGTGGATCTAGTACTACAGCTCCACCACCACCACCACCTCCTCCTCCGCCGCCTCCTCCACCTGGAGGTGGCAATGGGCCTGGAAGTGGCAATGGGCGCGTTCTTATTGGCTATTGGCATGACTTCAGCAATGGTTCCGTCAACCTGCCTTTAGCCCAGGTCTCTTCCAACTTCGATGTGATCGATGTTGCTTTTGCCGGCACGACCACCGACACAAGTACCATTTCGTTCGATGTGGACACTGTCGATATTGAAAGCGAGGCGCAGTTTATTGAGGACGTTGCCACGCTGCAAGGTCGCGGCAAAAAGGTCATACTCTCCATTGGCGGGGCGAACGGCAATGTTGCCTTGAACACGGCTCAAGACGTGACCAACTTTGTAAATTCTGTCTCCGGGCTCATACAGAAATTCGGGTTCAACGGAGTAGATATCGACATTGAGAACAACTCATTTGCCTTGATCTCCGGGGATAACGACTTTACCAACCCGAAGACACCGACCACCGTGAATATGATCAATGCGTTACACCAGCTAGCGAGCAAATTCCCCGGATTTATGTTGTCGTTTGCCCCTCAGATTGCGGACATACAGGAAGCGAATGTCGCCTACGTCTCTACCTTTGGCGATCAATTGCCTCTGGTGTGGGGATGCAGGGATATCATGTCGTTCCTCCAGGTCCAGGATTACAACACCGGCGGAACGAACGCTCTGGATGGCAAGAACTACACGGAAGGCACGGCTGATTTCCAGGTTGCGATGACCGAACTGCTGCTGCATGGCTTCACCCTGGCCAACGGACAAAACTTTCCAGGTTTTCCCCCGGGACAGATAGCTTTCGGTGTGCCCGCCAGCTCGAGCGCCGGGGGCGGGTACACAGCGCCAAGTGCCGTAGAACAGGCATTGAATTACCTGATTACTGGTGTGCCTTTTGGCGGCCAATACGTGCTGCAGAATCCGTCGGGATATCCGGGGTTACGTGGCCTGATGACCTTCTCGATTAATTGGGACGATGTAAATGGGTTTGCCTTGTCGAATACGATTGCGCCATACCTGCACGGACTACCGGCGATCGCTGCTCCGCAATAA
- a CDS encoding M61 family metallopeptidase: MKEIQLRFQLLSIVFVSSLLTANAQHAPIQIHADLTDAPRKIYRADVDLPVHRGPLDLITPEWIPGAHGPDGPIHDITGIRFEADGKTIPWHRDPVDTYEYHLDIPAGVSMLHAHLDCIFSRATRTAATLEWEDLMLYPAHMPVREIAIQPTVTVPAQWGIGTSLKPLTPYDPQHPAGGTVKYAATTVEMLEDSPVMTGLYFHEYALAPGVSPQHYMDVIGPTAASIEARPETVEQMSRLVHEAFAMYGPPHYTSYHFLILLQGDGGGGGLEHHESSDNTIQKDFFTGYKPSVGMAGLLPHEFTHSWNGKYRRPDGLSTPDYATPMQDNLLWVYEGLTNYLGDVMGERIGMVTAEQYRQDLALTAAEQDATSGRAWRSIEDTTFDSAMPRNGGGRGGAWSSWKRGTDYYPEGSLFWLDVDTTIRRLTQDKKSLRDFLQIFLQKGGSGVARVVPYSLSEVEADLNQVVAHDWAGFIKMRLYDVQPQVNTEGIEQGGYRLEYTSELTPEMERSLKVNPSLATWFSIGLSEDAEGTIRDVRVGSVADKTGFAPGQKLMAVNGRVFTIEALTDALKATKGTNTPIQLMVQDEDTIAPMSLTYNEGLRYPRLSRADNTPDMLTEILAPMTSAATDSNH, from the coding sequence ATGAAGGAAATCCAACTGCGATTCCAGCTTCTATCGATTGTGTTTGTCTCAAGTCTGCTTACGGCTAACGCGCAGCATGCGCCAATCCAGATTCACGCAGACCTCACGGATGCGCCGCGCAAAATCTATCGCGCCGATGTCGACCTTCCTGTACATCGCGGCCCGCTTGACCTGATCACGCCGGAGTGGATTCCCGGTGCCCACGGTCCCGATGGCCCGATTCACGACATCACGGGGATTCGCTTTGAAGCAGATGGCAAGACAATTCCCTGGCACCGCGATCCGGTGGACACCTACGAATATCACCTTGATATTCCGGCAGGTGTTTCCATGCTGCATGCGCATCTGGATTGCATCTTTAGCCGGGCGACCCGCACGGCGGCAACGCTGGAGTGGGAAGACCTGATGCTTTATCCGGCGCACATGCCGGTACGTGAGATCGCGATCCAGCCTACGGTCACCGTCCCTGCGCAGTGGGGCATCGGCACCTCATTGAAGCCGCTGACTCCCTATGACCCGCAGCATCCCGCAGGCGGCACGGTAAAGTATGCAGCGACGACCGTTGAGATGCTTGAGGATTCGCCCGTCATGACGGGACTTTACTTTCACGAGTATGCCCTCGCTCCCGGCGTGTCGCCACAACACTATATGGATGTGATCGGACCAACGGCTGCGTCGATCGAGGCTCGCCCTGAGACGGTTGAGCAGATGTCGCGTCTGGTGCATGAGGCCTTTGCGATGTATGGGCCACCCCATTACACCAGTTATCACTTCCTCATCCTGCTGCAGGGTGACGGTGGCGGTGGTGGCCTGGAGCACCACGAGTCTTCCGACAATACGATCCAGAAGGATTTCTTTACTGGCTATAAACCGTCGGTCGGTATGGCCGGACTGCTCCCGCATGAGTTCACGCACTCCTGGAACGGCAAGTATCGACGTCCTGATGGCCTTTCGACGCCGGATTACGCGACTCCTATGCAGGACAACCTGTTGTGGGTCTACGAGGGCCTGACCAACTATCTGGGCGACGTGATGGGCGAGCGCATCGGCATGGTGACCGCCGAGCAGTACCGGCAGGACCTGGCCCTGACTGCGGCAGAGCAGGATGCCACAAGTGGCCGCGCATGGCGCAGCATCGAAGACACTACCTTCGATTCAGCCATGCCTCGCAACGGTGGCGGCAGAGGAGGCGCCTGGAGTAGCTGGAAGCGCGGAACGGATTACTATCCCGAGGGCTCGCTCTTCTGGCTGGACGTGGACACGACCATTCGCAGGCTCACACAAGACAAAAAATCTCTGCGCGACTTTCTGCAGATCTTTTTGCAGAAAGGTGGAAGCGGCGTTGCCCGCGTGGTGCCTTACAGCCTCAGCGAGGTAGAAGCGGATCTGAATCAGGTTGTCGCCCATGACTGGGCTGGTTTCATCAAGATGCGTCTGTATGACGTGCAACCCCAGGTGAACACCGAAGGGATCGAGCAGGGTGGGTATCGGCTCGAGTACACCTCGGAGCTCACGCCCGAGATGGAACGATCGCTGAAGGTAAACCCGTCACTCGCGACGTGGTTCTCGATCGGCTTGAGTGAGGATGCGGAAGGGACGATCCGCGATGTGCGCGTCGGAAGTGTCGCGGATAAGACGGGTTTCGCGCCCGGGCAAAAGCTCATGGCGGTCAACGGACGAGTCTTCACGATTGAGGCTTTGACCGATGCCCTGAAGGCCACCAAGGGCACAAACACGCCGATACAGTTGATGGTGCAGGATGAGGACACGATTGCTCCGATGAGCCTCACCTATAACGAGGGCCTGCGCTATCCTCGCCTTTCTCGCGCCGACAATACGCCGGACATGCTGACGGAGATTTTGGCTCCGATGACATCAGCGGCAACTGATTCAAACCACTGA